A genomic segment from Nicotiana tabacum cultivar K326 chromosome 7, ASM71507v2, whole genome shotgun sequence encodes:
- the LOC107790449 gene encoding superoxide dismutase [Cu-Zn], which produces MVKAVAVLSSSEGVSGTIFFTQDGDAPTTVTGNVSGLKPGLHGFHVHALGDTTNGCMSTGPHYNPAGKEHGAPEDEVRHAGDLGNITVGEDGTASFTITDKQIPLAGPQSIIGRAVVVHADPDDLGKGGHELSKATGNAGGRVACGIIGLQG; this is translated from the exons ATGGTGAAGGCCGTTGCTGTCCTTAGTAGCAGTGAAGGTGTTAGCGGCACCATCTTCTTCACTCAAGATGGAGACG CACCAACCACAGTTACTGGAAATGTCTCTGGCCTAAAACCCGGACTTCATGGCTTCCATGTCCACGCCCTTGGTGATACCACAAACGGCTGCATGTCAACGG GACCACATTACAATCCTGCTGGTAAGGAGCATGGTGCTCCTGAAGATGAGGTGCGTCATGCTGGTGATCTTGGTAACATCACAGTTGGGGAAGATG GTACTGCATCTTTTACCATTACCGACAAGCAG ATTCCTCTTGCTGGTCCACAATCCATCATTGGAAGAGCTGTGGTTGTTCACGCTGATCCTGATGATCTTGGAAAGG GAGGACACGAGCTCAGTAAAGCTACTGGAAATGCTGGTGGAAGGGTTGCTTGTG GTATCATCGGCCTCCAGGGTTAA